One genomic window of Camelina sativa cultivar DH55 chromosome 5, Cs, whole genome shotgun sequence includes the following:
- the LOC104789607 gene encoding uncharacterized protein LOC104789607, producing the protein MAASTTNSPSTGEVIFTNNTNTLFNVNTANVTKLNDTNYLMWSLQIHALIDGYELSGYLDGSTKPPPPTVTVNDTTTPNPDFTIWKRQDRLLFSALLGAMATSVQPLVSRATTTADAWATLSDTFAKASRSHFKQIKDQIKVWTKGNKSIDEYVRGLTVRFDELAILGKPMDHEDQIEKILAGLPEDYKPVIDQIESKDSPPTITEVHERLRNGEVTLRAASTTTPFLTSANAVQYHRRGEGSQYGGPITPRSDC; encoded by the exons ATGGCCGCCTCCACTACAAACTCTCCTTCGACTGGTGAAGTTATCTTCaccaacaacacaaacacactCTTCAACGTCAACACTGCCAACGTCACTAAGCTTAATGATACCAACTATCTCATGTGGAGTCTCCAAATCCATGCCTTGATTGATGGCTACGAGCTCTCTGGTTATCTCGATGGATCTACAAAACCTCCTCCTCCCACTGTCACGGTGAATGACACAACTACACCAAATCCTGATTTCACGATCTGGAAGCGTCAAGATCGTCTCCTCTTTAGTGCTCTCTTGGGTGCTATGGCTACTTCTGTTCAACCGTTGGTGTCTCGTGCTACCACTACTGCTGATGCATGGGCAACTCTTTCTGATACGTTCGCCAAAGCTAGCCGCAGTcattttaaacaaatcaaagatcaGATCAAGGTCTGGACAAAAGGTAACAAATCAATAGATGAATATGTTCGTGGTCTAACTGTCCGCTTTGATGAGCTTGCTATACTTGGGAAACCGATGGACCATGAAGATCAAATTGAGAAGATTCTCGCTGGTCTTCCTGAAGATTACAAACCGGTGATTGATCAGATTGAAAGCAAAGATTCTCCCCCCACCATAACCGAAGTTCATGAACGTCTCCGCAATGGCGAAGTCACTCTCCGTGCTGCTTCCACCACTACCCCATTTTTGACCTCTGCTAATGCTGTTCAGTACCACCGTAGAG gtgaaggatctcagtaCGGGGGTCCCATTACTCCAAGGTCGGACTGCTAA